The Paenibacillus sp. 481 DNA window CAGCTAGCAGTAGTGTTGCATGCTCATGCTTCGTTCGTTAAAATGGCGGACCAAGCGGCGCAGGAGTGGGTAGAAGCGCATCATTTTCATAAAACGATTTATTTAGGTATGGGTGCATGTTACGGTTTAGCTTTGGAAGCCTGCCTGAAGCTGAAGGAAATGACTTATACGTGGACAGAGGCGTTTGGGACATTAGAGTTTCGTCATGGTCCGAAGTCAATCGTAGAGCAAGGAACTCAAGTTGTGCTGCTCTTGTCCGAGCAAGCTCGATCGTATGAGTTAAAGGTGGCGCAAGAAATGAAGCAGTTTGGTGCCACGGTCGTTATTTTGACTGCTTATGCTGGAGAGGATACGAAGTTCGCCGATAACGTCATCACGTTAGGGGAGTTGAATTCCACGGTGAGTGACGAGGCGCGAGCGGTGCTGTATTTGCCGTTTGTGCAGTATATTGGATACTACTCGGCTATAAAGTACAGCTTGAATCCAGATGAACCGCGTAACTTAACGCAATTTGTTTCGATATAAACTTAAATCTAGCGCCTATTTTCCAACTCGTATAACCGATATAATGAAATGTAGGGTTGGACAGGACGAGGTGAACATAGTGAACGAAACGTTATCTAAAGGTGAAGTGCGCCGACAGCAAATGATGCAGGTGCTGAAGCAGACGGGACGCATTACAATTGCTGAAATGCTGGATCGCTTCGATTGTTCCGAGGCGACGGCGCGTCGGGATCTTGATTTGCTGGAGCGCAAGGGCGAGCTTATTCGCACGATTGGAGGCGCTATTTACGAAGGCGCTAGCTCTGTGCGTGAAATGCCGTTTGCTGAAAAGCGCCAGCTGCTCTGGCTGGAGAAGGAAGCGATCGCGGCCACAACTGCGGATTTTATTGAAGATGGGGACATCATATGTTTAACTGGAGGAACGACTACCTTTTTGATTGCTAAGCAACTAAAGGCGAGACAAGGGATTACGGTCGTTACGAATGCCGTCAATATTGCGATGGAACTGTCTGACAGTGAAGGGATTCAAGTTGTCGTAATCGGAGGCGTAATGCGTAATAATAGTTACGAACTATGTGGGCCGCTAGCAGAACGTACACTTGAGCAATTGAACATCGAGAAATTATTTATGGGCATTGACGGCTTCTCAGCGACGAAAGGGATTACGACCTACTCGGAGCTAGAGGCCCAAACGGCCAAGCTGATGATG harbors:
- a CDS encoding DeoR/GlpR family DNA-binding transcription regulator, whose translation is MNETLSKGEVRRQQMMQVLKQTGRITIAEMLDRFDCSEATARRDLDLLERKGELIRTIGGAIYEGASSVREMPFAEKRQLLWLEKEAIAATTADFIEDGDIICLTGGTTTFLIAKQLKARQGITVVTNAVNIAMELSDSEGIQVVVIGGVMRNNSYELCGPLAERTLEQLNIEKLFMGIDGFSATKGITTYSELEAQTAKLMMRQAQQTFAVFDHTKVGKASLFSVAPIHELTGCITDRPLPAEVNQLLEQSGVPCYLASARAT